The proteins below are encoded in one region of Sander lucioperca isolate FBNREF2018 chromosome 11, SLUC_FBN_1.2, whole genome shotgun sequence:
- the LOC116059123 gene encoding histone H2B produces the protein MPEPAKSAPKKGSKKAVTKAAGKGGKKRRKSRKESYAIYVYKVLKQVHPDTGISSKAMGIMNSFVSDIFERIAGEASRLAHYNKRSTITSREIQTAVRLLLPGELAKHAVSEGTKAVTKYTSSK, from the coding sequence ATGCCTGAACCAGCGAAGTCCGCCCCGAAGAAGGGCTCCAAGAAAGCCGTGACCAAGGCTGCCGGCAAGGGCGgcaagaagaggagaaagagcaggaaggagagctacGCCATCTACGTTTACAAGGTGCTGAAGCAGGTCCACCCCGACACCGGCATCTCCTCCAAGGCCATGGGCATCATGAACTCGTTTGTGAGCGACATCTTTGAGCGCATCGCCGGTGAGGCCTCCCGTCTGGCTCACTACAACAAGCGCTCCACCATCACTTCCCGGGAGATCCAGACCGCCGtgaggctgctgctgcccgGGGAGCTGGCCAAGCACGCCGTGTCTGAGGGCACCAAGGCCGTCACCAAGTACACCAGCTCCAAGTAA
- the LOC116059114 gene encoding histone H1-like — protein sequence MVCLSAASCSGVSNSLSLSLSVTVITSCVGTNEETMAEEVAPAPAAAPAKAAKKKVSKPKKAGPSVRDLIVKTVAASKERSGVSAAALKKALAAGGYDVDKNKSRVNTAIKSLVAKETLVQTKGTGASGSFKLNKKAAETKAKKPAAKKAAPKAAKKPAAAKKPAAAKKPKKAPAAKKAAAAKKSPKKVKKPAAAAKKVAKSPKKAAKSPKKVVKKAPAAAKKAPAKKVAKPKVKKAAPKKK from the coding sequence atggtGTGTTTAAGTGCAGCCTCGTGCTCCGGAGTCTccaacagtctctctctctctctctcagtcactGTGATCACTAGCTGCGTCGGAACAAACGAGGAAACAATGGCAGAAGAAGTAGCTCCAGCTCCAGCCGCCGCGCCGGCAAAAGCCGCCAAAAAGAAGGTGAGCAAGCCGAAGAAGGCCGGGCCCAGCGTGCGCGACCTGATCGTTAAAACTGTGGCCGCGTCCAAGGAGCGGAGCGGCGTGTCTGCGGCCGCCCTGAAGAAGGCTCTGGCTGCCGGAGGCTACGATGTGGACAAGAACAAGTCCCGCGTCAACACCGCCATCAAAAGCCTGGTGGCGAAGGAGACCCTGGTCCAGACCAAGGGGACCGGGGCGTCCGGATCCTTCAAGCTCAACAAGAAGGCGGCCGAGACTAAGGCCAAGAAGCCAGCGGCCAAGAAAGCGGCTCCAAAAGCCGCCAAGAAGCCCGCAGCCGCCAAGAAACCCGCCGCGGCCAAGAAGCCCAAGAAGGCCCCGGCAGCCAAGAAGGCAGCGGCCGCTAAGAAGTCCCCGAAGAAGGTCAAGAAGCCCGCCGCAGCGGCCAAGAAAGTAGCCAAGAGCCCCAAGAAGGCCGCCAAGAGCCCCAAGAAGGTGGTGAAGAAGGCCCCGGCTGCTGCCAAGAAGGCCCCCGCAAAGAAGGTCGCCAAACCCAAAGTGAAGAAAGCAGCACCCAAGAAGAAGTAA
- the LOC116059126 gene encoding histone H3, which produces MARTKQTARKSTGGKAPRKQLATKAARKSAPATGGVKKPHRYRPGTVALREIRRYQKSTELLIRKLPFQRLVREIAQDFKTDLRFQSSAVMALQEASEAYLVGLFEDTNLCAIHAKRVTIMPKDIQLARRIRGERA; this is translated from the coding sequence ATGGCCAGAACCAAGCAGACCGCCCGTAAATCCACCGGAGGAAAAGCTCCCAGGAAGCAGCTGGCCACCAAGGCTGCCCGTAAGAGCGCCCCGGCCACCGGCGGAGTGAAGAAGCCTCACCGTTACAGGCCCGGTACCGTGGCTCTGAGGGAGATCCGTCGCTACCAGAAGTCCACCGAGCTGCTCATCCGCAAGCTGCCCTTCCAGCGCCTGGTGAGGGAGATCGCTCAGGACTTCAAGACCGACCTGCGCTTCCAGAGCTCCGCCGTCATGGCTCTGCAGGAGGCCAGCGAGGCTTACCTGGTCGGCCTGTTCGAGGACACCAACCTGTGCGCCATCCACGCCAAGAGGGTCACCATCATGCCCAAAGACATCCAGCTGGCCCGCCGCATCCGCGGAGAGAGGGCTTAA
- the LOC116059147 gene encoding histone H2A-like, whose product MSGRGKTGGKARAKAKTRSSRAGLQFPVGRVHRLLRKGNYAQRVGAGAPVYLAAVLEYLTAEILELAGNAARDNKKTRIIPRHLQLAVRNDEELNKLLGGVTIAQGGVLPNIQAVLLPKKTEKPAKK is encoded by the coding sequence ATGTCTGGACGAGGAAAAACCGGAGGCAAAGCCAGGGCTAAGGCCAAGACCCGCTCTTCTCGGGCCGGGCTTCAGTTCCCAGTCGGCCGTGTTCACAGGCTGCTCCGCAAAGGGAACTACGCTCAGCGTGTCGGTGCCGGAGCCCCCGTGTACCTGGCGGCGGTGCTGGAGTACCTGACCGCTGAGATCCTGGAGCTGGCTGGAAACGCTGCCCGCGACAACAAGAAGACCAGGATCATCCCCCGCCATCTGCAGCTGGCTGTCCGCAACGACGAGGAGCTCAACAAGCTGCTGGGCGGAGTGACCATCGCTCAGGGCGGCGTGCTGCCCAACATCCAGGCCGTCCTGCTGCCCAAGAAGACCGAGAAGCCCGCCAAGAAGTAA